A genome region from Synchiropus splendidus isolate RoL2022-P1 chromosome 5, RoL_Sspl_1.0, whole genome shotgun sequence includes the following:
- the LOC128759486 gene encoding proline-serine-threonine phosphatase-interacting protein 1-like, whose product MAPLMFRDAFWGPDLTCHAGYQALTQRLRDGRQMCKDVEDLLKMRAAAEEKYGKELVTIARKAGGHTEICTLKASFEELKTQLESIGNYHVELSEALREEVKKIEAFRERQKEQRKKFESIMEKIQKNKVSLFKKTMESKKYYEQRCREADDAEQGAERNATSVKHAEKAQLRAKHCRQAATQAEKQYLGNIIHLEGARRDWEETHRSTCEVFQQLEGDRISQLRCALWDHCNHFSGQCVRDDELYEKVRKVLEECDITKDNNHFIETKQTGTHPPDPVIFESYYQTGGNREVPGAGDDVPSRCSHPFLSPATDDANRNSVHISQPIVASDSDDEPYEDGYEPVQDLQSPATPVLTDEDSYIVLFDFDAQTEEDLTVSRGDVIRVLDRGEDGWWLMEKNGQTGLVPGNYVGRP is encoded by the exons atggcaccACTGATGTTCCGGGATGCTTTCTGG GGGCCTGATTTGACCTGCCACGCCGGCTACCAAGCTTTGACTCAACGGCTGCGAGACGGGCGACAAATGTGCAAAGATGTGGAGGaccttctgaaaatgag GGCTGCGGCGGAGGAGAAATATGGGAAGGAACTGGTGACGATCGCTCGTAAGGCTGGAGGACACACGGAGATCTG CACATTGAAAGCCTCATTTGAAGAACTCAAAACCC AACTGGAGAGCATCGGAAACTATCACGTGGAGCTCTCGGAAGCCCTgagagaggaggtgaagaagatcgAGGCGTTCAGGGAACGACAGaaagagcagaggaagaag TTCGAAAGCATCATGGAGAAAATCCAGAAGAACAAAGTGTCTCTGTTCAAGAAAACCATGGAG TCCAAAAAATACTATGAGCAGCGATGCAGAGAGGCAGACGACGCGGAGCAGGGAGCTGAGAGGAACGCAACGTCAGTCAAACACGCTGAGAAG GCACAACTGCGGGCCAAACACTGCCGGCAGGCAGCAACTCAAGCAG AAAAACAGTACTTGGGAAACATCATTCATCTGGAAGGCGCTCGACGGGACTGGGAGGAAACTCACAGAAGCACGTGTGAG GTGttccagcagctggagggagATCGAATCAGCCAGCTGAGGTGTGCTTTGTGGGACCACTGCAACCACTTCTCAGGGCAGTGTGTGAGAGACGACGAG CTGTACGAGAAGGTGAGGAAGGTCTTGGAAGAGTGTGACATCACCAAGGACAACAACCACTTCATAGAGACCAAACAAACCGGAACTCATCCGCCAG ACCCGGTCATTTTTGAGAGCTACTACCAGACTGGCGGGAACAGAGAGGTCCCAGGGGCAGGAGACGACGTTCCCAGCAG GTGCTCTCATCCTTTCCTGAGCCCCGCCACGGATGATGCGAACCGTAACAGTGTTCACATTTCACAGCCAATAGTGGCCTCTGACAGCGACG ATGAGCCCTATGAGGACGGTTACGAACCTGTGCAGGACTTGCAGAGCCCAGCGACCCCGGTCCTGACCGACGAGGACAGCTACATTGTTCTCTTTGACTTTGATGCTCAG ACAGAAGAAGACCTCACCGTGAGCAGAGGAGACGTGATCCGAGTCTTGGATCGAGGAGAGGACGGCTGGTGGCTGATGGAGAAAAACGGGCAGACTGGACTGGTACCTGGCAACTATGTGGGCCGGCCATGA